A window of Phocoena phocoena chromosome 6, mPhoPho1.1, whole genome shotgun sequence contains these coding sequences:
- the TRMO gene encoding tRNA (adenine(37)-N6)-methyltransferase, translating into MRDLEEPGPRPTATSCGCVKPALETGNLLTEPIGYLESCFSAKNGTPRQPSICSHSRACLRIRKSIFNNPEHSLMGLEQFSHVWILFVFHKNGHLSCKAKVQPPRLNGVKTGVFSTRSPHRPNAIGLTLAKLEKVEGGAIYLSGIDMIHGTPVLDIKPYIADYDSPQNLIEPLGDFNLQNNQCKPKTVSQCDSKTDSCDQQQLSGYEEPQLYSCTKEKPKCPEDRTSGENNAKHDNSAKIQQSSPELRERAADLGEESGSGPSPRVAEEPSGPCCLEKSVSEEQADSRLRRGEAAVVAQGHSTEMPPEAVLCPSRAAGAAHRSAVPTWVREAPVATLGVRFTPHAEMDLEHLSSGEPGIGQASFKYFQSAEEARCAIEAVLSADPRSVYRRKLCQDRLFYFTVDIAHVTCWFGDGFAEVLRIKPASESVQMSDPAESLMPLGS; encoded by the exons GGAATCTTTTAACTGAGCCAATTGGTTACTTGGAATCCTGTTTCTCGGCCAAGAATGGTACTCCAAGGCAGCCATCCATTTGTAGCCATTCACGGGCTTGTCTGAGGATTAGAAAAAGCATCTTTAATAATCCTGAACATTCCTTGATGGGCTTAGAACAGTTTTCTCATGTTTG gattttgtttgtttttcacaaaaATGGTCATTTGAGCTGTAAGGCAAAAGTACAGCCTCCTAGGCTGAATGGTGTGAAGACTGGCGTTTTCTCTACAAGGAGCCCACATCGTCCCAATGCGATAGGACTGACCCTAGCCAAACTGGAAAAGGTAGAAG GTGGAGCCATATACCTTTCTGGAATTGACATGATTCATGGCACACCTGTACTAGACATAAAGCCCTACATAGCTGATTATGACTCGCCACAAAATTTGATTGAGCCTTTAGGGGACTTTAATTTACAGAATAACCAATGTAAACCAAAAACCGTGTCCCAGTGTGACAGCAAGACTGATAGCTGTGACCAGCAACAGCTCTCAGGGTACGAGGAACCACAGCTCTACAGTTGTACTAAGGAGAAACCTAAATGTCCTGAAGATAGAACTTCGGGAGAAAACAACGCAAAACACGACAACTCAGCAAAAATCCAGCAAAGCTCACCTGAGCTCAGGGAGAGAGCAGCAGATTTGGGTGAAGAATCAGGAAGTGGTCCGAGTCCTAGGGTAGCAGAAGAGCCAAGTGGCCCATGTTGCCTGGAGAAGAGCGTTTCAGAGGAACAAGCAGACAGCAGGCTGAGGAGAGGGGAAGCAGCGGTGGTCGCACAAGGACACAGCACTGAGATGCCGCCCGAGGCTGTTCTCTGCCCTTCCAGGGCGGCTGGTGCAGCCCACCGCAGTGCGGTCCCCACCTGGGTGAGAGAGGCTCCCGTGGCCACCTTGGGAGTCCGGTTTACTCCTCATGCGGAGATGGACCTTGAGCACCTCAGCTCAGGTGAACCAG GTATTGGTCAggcttcatttaaatattttcagtcaGCGGAGGAAGCAAGGTGTGCCATCGAGGCTGTGCTGTCAGCCGACCCTCGGTCTGTATATCGACGGAAACTCTGCCAGGATCGTCTTTTCTACTTTACAGTAGACATAGCACATGTCACGTGCTGGTTTGGTGATGGCTTTGCAGAGGTCTTAAGGATCAAGCCGGCTTCTGAGTCTGTTCAGATGAGTGACCCTGCGGAGTCCTTGATGCCTCTGGGATCGTGA